From the genome of Papaver somniferum cultivar HN1 chromosome 2, ASM357369v1, whole genome shotgun sequence, one region includes:
- the LOC113348780 gene encoding guanylate-binding protein 3-like yields MLGRILGRGGSASNNDMEDHEKSPQSTPSPSATVRPSSKNVFATDLGPARPLRLVYCDEKGQFKMDPEAVSVLQLVKGPIGVVSVCGRARQGKSFILNQLLGRSSGFQVASTHKPCTKGLWMWSAPLKRTALDGTEYNLVLLDSEGIDAYDQTGTYSTQIFSLAVLLSSMFIYNQMGGIDESALDRLSLVTEMTKHIRVKASGGKSTASELGQFSPIFVWLLRDFYLDLIEDNKRITPRDYLEIALRPMQGAAKDVAGKNEIRESIRALFPDRECFTLVRPSNSERALQRLDQTSLEKLRPEFVAGLDALTKFVFERTRPKQVGATVMTGPILAGITQSFLDALNKGAVPTISSSWQSVEEAECRRAYDTASEVYVSSFDRSKPAEEVPLREAHEIAVQKARSAFNAGAVGAGSAKQEYENRLQVFCSKAFEDYKKHAFMDAELKCSNTIRNMEKKLRAACHVPDAKLDHVVKVLEGLLSEYEKSSYGPGKWQKLVTFLQQSLEGPILDLAKKQLDKIGSEKSTAMLKCRSIEDRMGLLNKQLEVSERSKAEYLRRFEDAINDKKSLGDEYMSRITNLQSKCSSLEERCSTLSKAQESARQDSAEWKRKYEQASLKQREEEDLAHAEITTLQSRASATEAMLAAAREQAESAQDEAKSWKEKFNIAARETKAALEKAATAQERTNKEAQTREDNIRSEYVDILADKDEEIKDKVARIEHAEKRLTTLSLELKAAESKVRSYDSESSSLKCQIKKLIEKLDSVKEQAQSSEKEVRILQQEKSHLQEKYNSEFKRLEEVEGRCKIAETAAKKAVEMADKARAEAVIAQKEKTEVQRVAMERLTQIERGERQIENLERVKTDLMEEVQRVRAAEMDAVSKVSQLEARVEEREKEIESLLKYNNEQRMDNVHVLEQLLETERTARAEANNRAEALSVQLQSTQSKLDLLQQQLTSVRLNETALDSKLRTASHGKRMRSENYDMGMESVHDMDIDDGKGSKGRKRSKSTTSPLKNMQQAEDGGSVFKLDEDDGQSSQHTGSEDYTKFTVTKLKQELTKHGFGADLLQLRTPNKKEIVALYERLVLQK; encoded by the exons ATGTTGGGGAGGATCTTGGGTAGAGGAGGTTCTGCTTCTAATAATGATATGGAAGACCACGAAAAATCTCCTCAATCAACACCTTCTCCTTCAGCGACAGTAAGACCATCTTCGAAGAATGTTTTCGCAACAGATTTAGGACCTGCAAGACCGTTACGTCTTGTTTATTGTGATGAAAAAGGGCAGTTTAAGATGGACCCTGAAGCTGTTTCGGTTCTTCAACTTGTTAAAGGACCTATTGGTGTTGTTTCTGTTTGTGGTAGAGCTCGTCAAGGAAAGAGTTTTATCTTGAATCAG CTTCTTGGGAGGAGTAGTGGGTTTCAAGTTGCATCAACCCACAAGCCATGCACAAAAGGTCTTTGGATGTGGAGCGCACCATTGAAAAGAACTGCTCTTGATGGAACTGAGTACAATCTCGTGCTTCTGGATAGTGAAGGAATTGATGCTTACGATCAAACG GGAACTTACAGTACACAAATATTCTCTCTGGCTGTCTTACTATCTAGCATGTTTATTTACAACCAG ATGGGTGGTATCGATGAATCTGCGCTAGATCGCCTCTCCCTTGTTACTGAAATGACCAAACACATTCGTGTTAAAGCCTCAGGTGGAAAAAGCACAGCATCTGAGCTTGGGCAATTCTCTCCAATTTTTGTCTGGCTTTTGAGG GATTTTTATCTGGACTTAATAGAGGATAATAAGAGGATAACACCACGTGATTACCTAGAGATAGCCTTGAGGCCTATGCAAGGAGCTGCAAAAGATGTAGCTGGGAAAAATGAG ATCAGGGAGTCCATTCGTGCTCTTTTTCCAGATCGTGAATGCTTCACGCTAGTGCGGCCTTCAAACAGTGAACGTGCATTACAACGACTTGATCAAACCTCT TTGGAAAAATTAAGACCAGAATTCGTAGCTGGCTTGGATGCACTAACAAAATTTGTTTTCGAGAGAACTAGGCCCAAGCAAGTAGGGGCTACTGTGATGACAGGCCCCATTCTTGCTGGTATAACACAATCTTTTCTTGATGCTTTGAATAAAGGTGCAGTTCCGACAATATCTTCCTCATGGCAG AGTGTTGAAGAAGCAGAGTGTAGAAGGGCATACGACACAGCTTCAGAAGTTTACGTGTCTTCTTTTGACCGCTCAAAGCCTGCTGAAGAA GTTCCTTTACGCGAAGCGCACGAGATAGCAGTTCAAAAAGCACGTTCCGCATTTAATGCTGGTGCTGTAGGTGCTGGTTCAGCAAAACAGGAATATGAAAACCGTCTTCAGGTTTTCTGCAGTAAGGCTTTTGAG GACTACAAAAAGCATGCTTTCATGGATGCAGAGTTAAAATGCTCCAACACCATAAGAAACATGGAAAAGAAGTTACGAGCTGCTTGTCATGTTCCTGATGCAAAACTTGATCATGTTGTCAAA GTTCTTGAGGGTCTTCTATCTGAGTATGAAAAATCATCTTATGGTCCAGGGAAATGGCAGAAGTTGGTCACCTTCTTACAACAAAG TTTGGAAGGTCCGATACTCGACTTAGCAAAGAAGCAATTAGATAAAATTGGTTCAGAGAAGAGTACTGCTATGCTTAAATGCCGCTCAATTGAAGACAGGATGGGATTGCTTAACAAGCAACTCGAAGTAAGTGAGAGGAGTAAAGCAGAATATTTGAGGCGTTTTGAGGATGCCATCAATGACAAGAAGTCTCTTGGAGATGAGTATATGAGCCGTATCACTAATTTGCAGAGTAAATGCAGCTCACTGGAAGAGAGGTGCTCAACCTTATCTAAAGCCCAGGAATCCGCCAGGCAAGATTCTGCCGAGTGGAAAAGAAAATATGAGCAAGCCTCTTTAAAACAAAGAGAGGAAGAAGATCTGGCACATGCAGAAATAACCACTCTTCAGTCCAGGGCTAGTGCTACCGAAGCTATGTTAGCTGCAGCTCGTGAGCAGGCTGAATCTGCTCAAGATGAAGCAAAAAGCTGGAAGGAAAAGTTCAATATTGCTGCTCGGGAAACCAAAGCTGCTTTGGAGAAGGCAGCAACAGCACAAGAGCGCACAAATAAGGAGGCCCAGACTAGAGAAGATAATATTAGGTCGGAATACGTTGACATTTTGGCTGATAAG GATGAGGAGATCAAGGACAAGGTAGCAAGGATTGAACATGCTGAAAAACGGTTGACCACACTGAGTTTGGAATTGAAG GCTGCTGAATCAAAAGTGAGGAGCTATGACTCTGAATCATCGTCTCTGAAGTGTCAAATCAAGAAATTGATTGAGAAGCTAGATTCTGTGAAGGAGCAAGCTCAATCATCTGAAAAAGAAGTCAGGATCCTGCAACAGGAAAAGAGCCATCTGCAGGAAAAATACAATTCTGAGTTTAAAAGATTAGAGGAAGTTGAGGGAAGGTGTAAAATTGCTGAAACTGCCGCAAAGAAAGCAGTTGAAATGGCTGATAAAGCACGAGCGGAAGCCGTGATTGCGCAGAAGGAAAAGACAGAAGTTCAGCGAGTGGCAATGGAAAGACTTACACAAATTGAAAGAGGTGAAAGGCAGATTGAGAATCTAGAGAGGGTGAAGACTGACTTGATGGAAGAAGTTCAGAGGGTCCGTGCTGCCGAAATGGATGCTGTGTCAAAAGTCAGTCAGCTGGAGGCGAGGGTTGAAGAAAGGGAAAAGGAAATCGAATCGTTACTTAAGTACAACAATGAGCAGAGGATGGATAATGTACATGTGCTTGAACAACTGCTTGAGACTGAACGAACTGCCCGAGCAGAAGCGAACAACAGGGCAGAAGCCTTATCTGTGCAATTACAATCTACTCAAAGTAAACTTGATTTACTACAACAGCAATTGACTTCGGTTCGGCTGAATGAAACTGCTCTGGACAGCAAACTTAGAACTGCTTCACATGGAAAACGAATGAGGTCAGAAAACTATGATATGGGGATGGAATCTGTCCATGATATGGACATTGATGATGGCAAGGGAAGTAAAGGAAGGAAGAGGTCAAAGAGCACAACGAGTCCTCTCAAAAACATGCAGCAGGCTGAGGATGGAGGTTCAGTTTTCAAGCTTGATGAAGATGATGGCCAGAGTAGTCAGCATACTGGGTCAGAGGATTATACGAAGTTTACTGTGACTAAACTGAAGCAAGAGCTGACAAAACATGGTTTTGGTGCAGATTTACTTCAGTTGAGGACTCCTAATAAGAAGGAAATAGTTGCCCTCTATGAGAGACTTGTTCTTCAAAAGTAG
- the LOC113348781 gene encoding NAC domain-containing protein 73-like gives MTWFNGCKDERAIETSSISESTTTTAPPPEAVLVAVSEEKSEKRDQGKTCPSCGYQMQYQEQAGINDLPGLPAGVKFDPTDQEILEHLEGKVRTDIHKLHPRIDEFIPTLEGENGICYTHPEKLPGVRKDGLIRHFFHRPSKAYTTGTRKRRKVHTDEDGSETRWHKTGKTRAVLGAGKVLGYKKILVLYTNYGKLKKPEKTNWVMHQYHLGNNEEEKDGELVVSKVFYQTQPRQSNNSSTELIKDAVPINKKGIAPPNLKNMMNTGSVEFYNHSALVSYDKESGIGRIGPLPLQPPRFIPNFIVRSSDGSQFHQ, from the exons ATGACATGGTTTAATGGCTGTAAGGATGAACGAGCTATCGAAACAAGCTCAATATCTGAAAGTACAACTACTACCGCACCGCCGCCCGAAGCAGTACTAGTAGCTGTAAGCGAAGAGAAATCTGAAAAGAGAGATCAAGGGAAAACTTGCCCATCATGCGGTTATCAGATGCAATACCAAGAACAG GCGGGAATTAATGATTTGCCGGGGTTACCAGCTGGTGTTAAGTTTGATCCAACAGACCAAGAGATTTTGGAGCATTTGGAAGGGAAAGTGCGAACTGATATTCATAAGCTTCACCCTCGCATCGATGAATTCATTCCTACACTTGAAGGAGAGAATGGAATTTGCTATACTCATCCTGAGAAGCTGCCAG GGGTGCGCAAAGACGGGCTAATACGTCATTTTTTTCACCGGCCATCCAAGGCTTACACAACAGGTACTAGGAAACGGAGGAAGGTTCACACAGATGAAGATGGAAGCGAGACTCGATGGCATAAAACTGGCAAAACTAGAGCAGTTTTAGGTGCTGGGAAGGTGTTAGGGTACAAGAAAATACTTGTGCTATACACAAATTATGGCAAACTGAAGAAACCTGAGAAGACAAACTGGGTTATGCACCAATACCATCTTGgcaataatgaagaagaaaaagatggagAATTGGTCGTATCAAAAGTGTTTTATCAAACACAGCCAAGACAGTCTAATAATTCATCGACCGAGCTCATCAAAGACGCGGTTCCAATTAATAAGAAAGGTATTGCTCCTCCTAAtctcaagaatatgatgaacactgGCAGTGTTGAGTTCTATAATCATTCAGCACTAGTCTCTTATGATAAAGAAAGCGGCATCGGCAGAATCGGTCCGTTACCTTTACAACCACCTCGTTTTATACCGAATTTCATTGTTCGCTCCTCGGATGGGTCTCAGTTTCATCAGTAA